Proteins encoded within one genomic window of Arachis ipaensis cultivar K30076 chromosome B08, Araip1.1, whole genome shotgun sequence:
- the LOC110265645 gene encoding uncharacterized protein LOC110265645 isoform X1, producing the protein MRNSDELNFSVGFASALFPLDNFFVSPRCSCRLNCNDEDNDEFRVRKLKLRISCRQDHATAGASQNNREEVDVWSVFVGNVSSLFPCLHQKLSFLLNCLILVINNMVMLMKLKVS; encoded by the exons ATGCGTAATAGCGACGAGCTCAATTTCTCCGTTGGATTCGCTTCAGCTTTGTTCCCGCTCGATAACTTCTTTGTATCGCCAAGGTGCAGTTGCAGATTGAACTGCAACGATGAAGACAACGATGAATTTAGAGTGAGGAAGCTTAAGTTAAGGATTTCGTGTCGCCAAG ATCATGCTACTGCTGGTGCAAGTCAGAACAATAGAGAGGAAGTAGATGTTTGGTCAGTCTTTGTAGGCAATGTGAGTAGTCTCTTCCCCTGTTTACATCAAAAGCTTTCTTTCCTACTTAATTGTCTCATTCTTGTGATAAATAATATGGTTAtgttaatgaaattaaaagtttCGTGA
- the LOC110265645 gene encoding uncharacterized protein LOC110265645 isoform X3: protein MRNSDELNFSVGFASALFPLDNFFVSPRCSCRLNCNDEDNDEFRVRKLKLRISCRQDHATAGASQNNREEVDVWSVFVGNMHVERLLARHLDPEAE, encoded by the exons ATGCGTAATAGCGACGAGCTCAATTTCTCCGTTGGATTCGCTTCAGCTTTGTTCCCGCTCGATAACTTCTTTGTATCGCCAAGGTGCAGTTGCAGATTGAACTGCAACGATGAAGACAACGATGAATTTAGAGTGAGGAAGCTTAAGTTAAGGATTTCGTGTCGCCAAG ATCATGCTACTGCTGGTGCAAGTCAGAACAATAGAGAGGAAGTAGATGTTTGGTCAGTCTTTGTAGGCAAT atgcatgtcgagaggctcctcgctaggcatcTGGATCCTGAAGCGGAGTAG
- the LOC110265645 gene encoding uncharacterized protein LOC110265645 isoform X2: protein MRNSDELNFSVGFASALFPLDNFFVSPRCSCRLNCNDEDNDEFRVRKLKLRISCRQDHATAGASQNNREEVDVWSVFVGNMQVERLLARRLDPEAE from the exons ATGCGTAATAGCGACGAGCTCAATTTCTCCGTTGGATTCGCTTCAGCTTTGTTCCCGCTCGATAACTTCTTTGTATCGCCAAGGTGCAGTTGCAGATTGAACTGCAACGATGAAGACAACGATGAATTTAGAGTGAGGAAGCTTAAGTTAAGGATTTCGTGTCGCCAAG ATCATGCTACTGCTGGTGCAAGTCAGAACAATAGAGAGGAAGTAGATGTTTGGTCAGTCTTTGTAGGCAAT atgcaggtcgagaggctcctcgctaggcgtctggatcctgAAGCGGAGTAG